The genomic segment GGACGTCGGCCGCGACGTCCACCGCGCCCTCCTCGGCCAGCGCCAGCACCCGGGCGGCGTGCCGGGCGGGGTCGGCGAGGAAGCCGGCCACGCTCACCCCGTGCCCGGGCCGGTGCACGACCTCGACCGCGTCGCCGGCGGTGACGCTGCCGCGCTGCAGCACCCGCAGGTAGGCGCCGGGCAGCCCCCGCTCGGTGAAGCGGCGCACCCAGTGCTGCTCGCCGAGGCGGCGGCCGAAGGTGGCGCACGGGGTGCGCGGCATGGTCACCTCGAGCAGGACCCGCCCGCCGACGCGCCAGCGCTCCCCCAGCTCGGCGCCGTCGACGTCCAGGCCGGCCGTGCGCAGGTTCTCCCCGAACAGCCCCGGCACGACCTCCCGGCCCAGCTCGTCCTCCCAGGCGCGGGCGGCCTCCTCGGCGTAGGCGTACAGCGCCTTGTCCGCGCCGCCGTGGTCCTTGCGGTCGGCCTGCACGTCGCCGTACAGGCCCAGGGCGCGCACCCCGACCGGGCCGGCCACGGGTCGCTTGTCGATCGCCGTGACGCCGACGCTGCCGGGGTCGGGCAGGAGCCGGTGCACGCGGCAGACGGCCACGAGGGTGGGCATGCGCCCATCCTCCCTCCCGCGCGCGGCGCTCAGCGCCGTCCGGCCTTCTCGCCCCGGTCGGCCCCGCTGTCGGTGGACAGGGCGGCGATGAAGGCCTCCTGCGGGACCTCGACCCGCCCGACCATCTTCATCCGCTTCTTGCCCTCCTTCTGCTTCTCGAGCAGCTTGCGCTTGCGGGTGATGTCGCCGCCGTAGCACTTGGCGAGGACGTCCTTGCGGATCGCGCGCACGGTCTCGCGCGCGATGACGCGGGCGCCGATCGCGGCCTGCACGGGCACCTCGAACTGCTGGCGCGGGATCAGCTCCTTGAGCTTGCCGGCCATCATCACGCCGTACGCGTAGGCCTTGTCCCGGTGCACGATGGCCGAGAAGGCGTCCACCGCCTCGCCCTGCAGCAGGATGTCGACCTTGACCAGGTCGGCGACCTGGTCGCCGTCGAGGTCGTAGTCGAAGGACGCGTAGCCGCGCGTGCGGGACTTCAGCTGGTCGAAGAAGTCGAAGACGATCTCGGCCATGGGCAGCCGGTAGCGCATCTCCACGCGGTCCTCGGACAGGTAGTCCATCCCGAGCAGCTCCCCGCGCCGGGACTGGCACAGCTCCATGACCGTGCCGATGAACTCCGAGGGGGTCAGCACGGTGGCGCGCACAACGGGCTCGCGCACCTCGGCGACCTTGCCGGTGGGGTACTCGCTCGGGTTGGTGACGGTGACCCGGCGCCCGTCGTCCAGCGTGACCTCGTAGACGACCGAGGGCGCCGTGGAGATCAGGTCGAGGTCGAACTCGCGCTCGAGCCGGTCGCGGGTGATCTCCAGGTGCAGCAGCCCCAGGAAGCCGCAGCGGAACCCGAAGCCGAGCGCGGCGGAGGTCTCCGGCTCGTAGGCGAGCGCGGCGTCGTTGAGCTTGAGGCGGTCCAGGGCGTCGCGCAGCACCGGGTAGTCCGAGCCGTCGATCGGGTACAGCCCCGAGAACACCATCGGCTTGGGGTCCTCGTACGCGCCGACCGGCTCGGCCGCGGGCCTCGCGGCGTTGGTCACGGTGTCGCCGACGCGGGACTGCCGCACGTCCTTCACGCCCGTGATCAGGTAGCCGACCTCGCCGACGCCCAGCCCCGCGCTCGGGACGGGCTCGGGGGAGATCACGCCGATCTCCAGCAGCTCGTGGGTGGCGCGCGTGGACATCATCGCGATCCGCTCGCGCGGGCTCAGGCGCCCGTCGACGACGCGCACGTACGTGACGACGCCGCGGTAGGTGTCGTAGACCGAGTCGAAGATCATCGCCCGCGCGGGGGCGTCCGGGTCCCCGACCGGGGCGGGCACGGCGGCGACGATGCGGTCCAGCAGCTCCGGAACGCCGACGCCGGTCTTGCCCGAGACCCGCAGCACGTCGTCCGGGTCGCAGCCGACGAGGGAGGCGAGCTCCTCGGCGTGCTTGTCCGGCTGCGCGGCCGGCAGGTCGATCTTGTTGAGGACCGGGACGATGACGAGGTCGTCCTCCATCGCCAAGTAGAGGTTGGCGAGGGTCTGCGCCTCGATGCCCTGCGCGGCGTCCACGAGCAGCACGGCGCCCTCGCACGCGGCCAGGGAGCGGGAGACCTCGTAGGTGAAGTCCACGTGCCCCGGGGTGTCGATCATGTTGAGGGCGTGCGCGGTGCCCGCGCGCTCCCCGCCGGACGGCGCCCAGGGCATGCGCACGGCCTGGGACTTGATCGTGATGCCGCGCTCGCGCTCGATGTCCATGCGGTCCAGGTACTGCGCGCGCATGGCCCGCTCGTCGACCACGCCGGTGATCTGCAGCATCCGGTCGGCCAGCGTCGACTTGCCGTGGTCGATGTGGGCGATGATGCAGAAGTTGCGGATCCGCTCCGGGGGCGTGGCCGCGGGCGTCACACCGGCGTCGGAGCGCGGGGGCAGGGCTGGCACCGGGCCATCGTCCCACGGAGTCCAGCCGTCCCCCTGACCTTGCCGTCCAACCGAGGGCGACACCGGATCAGCGTCGGGACGGAGCAGTAGGCTCAAGGGGTGCTGACGCGCTTGGAGGTCAAGGGGTTCAAGAACCTCCTCGATGTGCACGCCGACTTCGGTCCCTTCACGTGCATCGCTGAAGCGAACGGCATCGGCAAGTCGAACGTCTTCGACGTCATCGAGTTCATGTCCCACCTATCGAGCGAGACGCTGGTCGAAGCGTCTCAGCGCATCAGGGGGGCATCGGGCATCCGCGGCAGCGACCCTCGTGACCTCTTTTGGCACGGGTATGACGGCCAGCCGAGGCCCATCGAGCTGGCGGCGGAGATGCTCGTTCCTCGCATCGTCGAGGACGACCTAGGAGCAGAGGCCACCGCCACGACCACCTTTCTGCGATACGAGGTGTCGCTGGGGTTCGAGGCGCCGACCGGCCAGGGCAGCATCGGCCGACTGGTGCTCCTCCACGAGGAACTGCGACACATCACCAAGGGCGAGGCGCTCCGTCACCTCCGCTTCCGCCACAGTGCGCGGCGTTTCCGCGACGCTGTCATCATGGGTGAGCGCCGTGGCGGCCCCTTCCTCTCCACCGAGACGCGGGAGGAGGGGCTGATCATCAATATGCACGGCGACGGAGGCAGCCGCGGTCGACCACAACCACGAGCCGCCGCGCGCGCGGGTCGGACGGTCCTCTCGACCATCACGACGAACGACTACCCGACCATTCTCGCGGCGCGACGCGAAATGCAGAGCTGGCGCCGTTTGGCACTTGAACCTTCGGCCCTCCGGGAGCCGGACGGCTTCTCGGCCCCCCGCACCATGGCGCAGGACGGCCGACACCTCGCCGCCACGCTCTACCGCATCGCCCATCAGCCGGACGTCGACGGCCACATCGACCCTGACGCGGCGTACGCACGCGTGGCCGGGCGCCTCTCGGACCTGTCCGGTGTGGGCGTCGAGAGCTTGGAGGTCGAACTCGACCAAGTGCGTGAAGTGTTCACGCTCTTCTTGGACGAGAAGGGTCGACTCCGCCTGCCGGCCAGAGCACTATCGGAGGGGACACTTCGTTTCCTCGCGCTATGCGTCCTCTACGAGGACCCTCAATCCACAGGCCTTATCTGCATGGAAGAGCCGGAGAATGGCATTCATCCGGCCAACCTGGAGGCCATGCTCGAGTTGGTGCGTGACCTAGCGGTCGACGTCGAGCGGTCCCCAGATGAGAGCAACCCCTTCAGGCAGGTCATCATCAACACGCACTCGCCCGGAGTCGTCCAACTATGTCGACCTGACGATCTTCTCCTCGCGGAGGTTGCTGACGTGCGGGTGGACGGCGGGCAGTCTGCGCGTGCGCTCACACTCCTGCCCTACCGCGGGACATGGCGCGCAGAGGATGTTCCGCACACCTTCAGCAGGGCAGACGTGATTCCATACCTGGCTCCGCCACGGGATGCACAACTGAGGCTGCCCCTCGAACTGGCGATATGACGGACGCGTCCCCCAGCCGATCCGCTCTGTTCGTCTGTGAGGGCTCGTCCGACCTTCCCCTGGCGGACCTGGTGAGCGCTCTGTTCCTTGATCTCGGCGTCTCTCTCAGGATCACTGCTCCGGATCTATCTCTCTTGCAGAGTCGCGTGGGCCAGGCGGTGGAGGGCAAGATCCGTGCCGGCTTGGAGTTGTTCGACGACGTTCCGGACGTCCTCATCGCCCACCGTGACGCCGACTCGACGGGCGGCGACCGTCGTAGGGCTGAGTTGACCGAGACGTGCGCCGCGCTGCAAGTCGACGGTCCACTCGTCCCTGTGATCCCAGTCCGGATGACCGAGGCGTGGCTGCTCCTGGATCCCGCAGCGATCAGGACGGTGGCAGGCAATCCGCGCGGCAAGGCACCGTTGGAGCTGCCCAGGCCGCGGGATTTCGAAGGGGTCCCCGACCCCAAAGCACTCCTGCGCCAAGCGCTTCTCGCCGCGGCGGACGCTACAGGTCGTCGACGCGACCAGGTTGCCAAACGCTTTCCGGCTCACCGACGACAGCTACTCGAACGCCTGGACCGCTCGGGCCCGGTGAGCGGACTGCCCTCCTTCCAGGCGCTGCTCCAAGATGTAGAGGCGGCAGTCGAGGCTCTGACCGCTGCATCCTCCTGATGTTCCGGTGGATACACGGTCATCACGGCGCTCGCAGGGACGCGAACAGCGCCGGGCAAGGTGCTCCGCGAGGAGCAGTGACGTGCGGCGCGGGCTGCGGGCGGCCAGCATGGGCGCGTGGACGCTCCCGCCGGCTACTCGGTCCTGCCCGACCAGGGGTCCTTCCTCGAGCACGTGGGGCCGCTGCACGTCGCGGACGACGACGGGCGGCCGGTGTTCGGGCTGCGGATCGAGGAGCGGCACCTCAACGCCCGGGGCACCGTGCAGGGCGGGCTGCTCTCCACGCTGGCCGACATCGCGCTCAGCCGCGGCATCGCGCACGAGGCGGAGGACGACCGGGGGCGGGCCACGGTGAGCCTGACGGTCGACTTCCTGGCGGCAGCGCAGGTCGGGGACTGGCTGGAGGCGCGCACGCGCGTGGACCGCGTGGGCGGCTCGCTGGCCTTCGCCGACTGCTCGGTGCGCACCGGCGAGCGCGAGGTGGTGCGCGCCCGCGCGGTCTTCGTCGCCGTGGACTGACCGCCGGCTCCTCCCGCCTGCTGCTCGCGCCCGCGGGTCAGGGCAGGCGCGTCATCTCCACACGCACCAGCACCTGCGGCGGGCGCGGCCCGGGGTGAGCGCTGCGCAGCGCCGGGACGTCGGAGCGCCCGCGCGCCCGGGCCAGGACGACGTGCCCGTCGCCCGGGGCGGCGTCGAGCAGCGGGTCCCAGGCCCGCCAGCCCCCCGCCCACCACTCCACCCACGCGTGCGGGTGAACCACCACCGCCTCCCCCGCGACGTCGGGCCGCGGGTGGCGGTAGCCGGAGACCCAGCGGGCCGGCAGGCCCAGCGCCCGCAGGCAGCCCAGGGCCAGCTCGGCGACGGCGCGGGCGGCGTCCCCAGGTGCACGGTGGGCTGCGCTCCCGGCCGCGGCGCGGGCGAGCCGGCAGACCGCGACGGCCACCTCGTCCGGGCTCCCGCCGTCCGCGGCGGCGTCCCAGGCGCGGCGCACCAGGCCGGCGGGCGGCTGCGGGCCGGCGTCGAGGAACTCGGCCACCGCGTCGGTGGCGCCGCGGTCGCGCAGCAGCTCCCAGCTCCCGCCGGGCGGCGGCGCGGCGGCGCGGTCCACCTCCACGGTCGAGGTGGCGGTGACGACGAGCTCGGCGCAGGGCTCGTGCACCTCGAAGGCGGTCACCTGCGCGCCCCAGCAGTCGCCGTGCACCTGCTGCCACCCGCCGGGGCGCACGTCCAGGCGGGTGCGCAGCGCCACCTGCCCGGGCGCGGTCGACGGCGTCAGCCGCGCCTCGTGGTACGAGGGGCCCACGGGCGCGGCGTGGCGGTGCACGACCGAGTGGGCGATGCGCAGCCGGGCGCTCACGCGAGCTCCTCGACCCGCAGCCGGCCCGGAACGGCGGGGAAGCAGCGGCGGGTGAGGGCCTCCGCGGCGGCGGCGCACGCGCGCTGGAGGCGCTGCGCCGCGGCCGCCGGGTCGGCGGCCAGGTCGGCGAGGGGGCGGTACTCCAGCTCCGCGCGCGCCCGTCCGAGCCGGCGCGAGGCCTCCTCGACGGCGCCCGCGCCCGCCTGCTCGGCGCCCAGCTCGGCCAGGCACCGCTCCGCGCGCGCGAGGGCGTGCACGGCCGAGCGCGGGTGCAGCCGGTCCAGGAGCAGCTGCTGCACCGCCGCGGCGGCCCCGGCGCCCGCGCCGTCGGCCGCGGCGGCGGTGTCCGGCCCGCGGGCGCCGAGCAGCGCCGCCCACGCGTCCGGCGTCCGGCCGCCCGAGCTCGCGGCGGCCGCGGCGGCCAGCAGGCGCGCGGTCGCGGCGGCCCGCCCCGTGCTCAGCCCGAGCTGCCAGAACAGCCACGCGTCGTCGCGCCGCATCCGCGCCGCCGCCGTGCCGGTGACCGCCGCCGTCCGCTGGCACACCCACGCCGCCGCGGCCCGGGGGTCGCGGGGCCGCCACCGTCCCGGGGGCAGGGCGGCGCACGTGGCCTCCAGCGCCTCCAGCGCGGCGGCCGGCAGCCGCTCCCCCGCGCGCCTCGCCTCGGTGCGCGCGTCGGTGAGGGCCGCCACGACGGACGCTGCCACCGACCCACCGACGGACCCGCCGGCCGACCCACCGGCGGACGCACCGACGGACCCACCGGCGGACGCACCGGGCTCGCCGGCCTCGACCGCCGGCGCCAGCCCGGCCTCGAGCAGGCGCGCCGCGGCGTCCGCGCGCTCGAGGTGGGCGGCGGCGCGGAAGAGTGCGCCGGCGGTGCGGGCCAGGACCGGCGCGGGCGCCGCGGGCGACACCCGGCCGGCCGCCGCGCGCCGGTCGGCGACGCGGGCGCCGGGGCCGGGACGGGCGTCGCCGGGGGCGCTCGGGCGGGTCTCGGGCAGGAGCACGCGCACCGCTCCGGTGGGCAGCACGCGCATGCACGCGCCGTCGTCCACCACGAGCACGCGCAGGCGCTGGCCGGGCCCGGCGAGCGCGCCGCGCGGGCCCGGGGGCGCGGCCTCGAGCAGCGGCTCCTCGCCCAGGTGGTGGCGCACCAGGTCGGCGGTGGCGCGGGTGACGGCCGGGTCGGCGGCCAGGTCGCCGCCGAGCGCGGGAACGAGCGCGACGGCGCCCGCCCGGGCGGCACCGACCAGCCCGGGGCACCCGAGCGCGGCGCCGTCGCGGGCGTGCAGGGGGTCGAGGAGGTCGTCGGCGACGCGGCGCAGCACGACGTGCACCGGCCGCGAGCCCGCGGTGGTGCGCAGCTGGACCTGACCGCCGCGGCAGTGCAGGTCTGCGGCCTCGACCAGGGGCAGGCCGGCGCTGCGGGCCAGGAGGGCGTCGGGAGGGCGCTGCCGGCGGATCCCGGTCAGCACGACGACGAACGGGTCCTCGACCCCCGAGGGCGCCGCCGCCCGCAGCGCGGCGAGCACCGGCTGCGGGTGCTCCTCGGCGCCAGCGGGCACCGCCGCGTCGACCCCGAGCAGGAGCAGCGCGCCGTCGGGGGTGCGCAGGAGGTCCACGGCGCACACCGGCAGCCGCACCCCGCCGACCGGCTCGACGCCCACCGCCGCGGGGGAGAACCGGGAGGAGCCGGCGACCAGGCGCCGCGGCAGCCCGCCGCCCGCGAGCGCGCTGCCGGGGCGGGGGCGGTGCACGGCGGCGAGGAAGCGCTCGAGCGCCCGCTTGTGCTGGACGACCCCCGCCCGCAGCGCCGCCCACTCCTGCTCGCCGAGCGCCGCGCCGCCGTCCGGCAGCTCGACCCCGCCGCCGGCCGCGGCGACGGCGCCCGCTCGGGGATCGGCGAGCTGGGTCATGACCGGACGGTACCGACTGGAGCGTCACCGCGAGGGCACTCAGCGTGATCCCTCGCGGGTCGGTCGTGCAGGGCCCCGCTGGTAGCATCGGCGGCTGCGCGCGTGCGCCCGCTCCCGGGAGGCGCCCACCCGACGACCCGCACCAGCCAGTCCTGCACCGAACCGCTCAGCCCCTGCGACAGGGAGTTCCTCGTGGCCAACATCAAGTCCCAGATCAAGCGCAACGCCACCAACGAGAAGGCGCGCCTGCGCAACAAGTCCGTCAAGTCGGAGCTGCGGACCCTGGTGCGCGGCGTGCACGCGGCCACCGCCGGCGGCGACGCGGAGGCGGCGCAGAAGGCGCTGCGCGCCGCCAACCGCAAGCTGGACAAGGCCGTCTCCAAGGGCGTCATCCACAAGAACCAGGCCGCCAACCGCAAGTCGGCCCTGGCCCGCCTCGTCTCCCGCGGCGCCTCGGCCTGAGCCGCGGCGCGCGGCCCGGGCCGCGCCCGCGCAGCGCACTCCTCGCGGACCCCCGCAGCCTCCCCGGCTGCGGGGGTCCGCCGCGTCAGCCGCGCGCCGCGGTGATGGCGAGGACGGCGCGCTCGACGGCGTAGACCGGGTCGCGCCCGCCCCCCTTGACGGCGGCGTCGGCGTCCGCGAGCGCGATGATGCCGGTGGCCAGGCCGTCCGGGCTCCACCCGCGCAGGTCGCTGCGGGCGCGGCCGACCTGCCACGGCGCCATGCCGAGCTGGCGGGCCAGCTCGTGGTCCGGGCCGCGGCCGGCGGCGCCGACCTTGACCATGGCGCGCAGCTTCGCGGCGATCGCGGCGACGAGCGGCACGGGGTCGAGCCCCGCGTCGAGGGCCTGGCGCAGCAGCCGCAGCGCCTCCTCCCGCTGCCCGGCGACGGCGGCGTCCGCGACGCGGAAGCCGGTGACCTCCGCCCGCCCGCCGTAGTAGCGGTCGACGTCGGCCTCGTCGACCGGCACCCGCCGCCCGCGCTCGTCGTGCTCGGGGACGTCCGCGACCAGCTGCGCGCACGCGGCGGCGAGGGAGCGCAGGTCCTGCCCCACGGCCAGCAGCAGCGCCTCCAGCGCCGAGGGCGTGACCGAGCGCCCGGCCGCGCGGAACTCGGCCTCGACGAAGGAGCGCTGGTCCGCGGCGCTCTTCACCGGCGGGCAGTCGACGACGACGGCGCCGGGCAGGGCGCGCACGGCGTCCAGCAGCCCCTTGGCCCGCTGCCCGCCGCCGTGGCGCAGCACGAGGACGACGTCGTCCTGCAGGTCGCCCAGGGCGGCCGTGGCGTCGGCGACGAGCGCGTCGCTGGCCGCCTCGACGCCGCTGACGACGACCAGGCGCGGCTCCCCGAACAGCGACGGGCTGGTCCACAGCGCCAGCTGCCCGCTCGAGCAGGTGGCGGCCTCGATCTGCACCACCTCCAGGTCGGGGTGCTCGGCCCGGGCCAGGCGGCGCACGCGCTCGACCGCGCGCTCGGCCAGCAGGGCCTCGCCGCCGGTGACGAGGACGACGGGCGCGGGGGTCGCGGCCTGCCAGCTGACCGCGCTGCTCGCGCCCCGCGCCGGGGCCCTGCGTCCTGCCACCGCGCCAGCCTGCCACGGGAGGCCGACAGGTCGGTGCGCTCACCGGGCCGCCGTCCACAGCGCCTCCCGCGGCCCGCCGACCGCCACGGCCCCGGCGGTGTCCGTGCGCAGCACGACCGCGCCGAGTCCGTCGAGCATCGCCAGCGTGCGCGGCGCCGGGTGCCCGTAGTCGTTCTCCCGCCCGGCGCTGAGGACCGCCACGCGCGGCCGGAGCAGCCGGTGCAGCGCGGCGTCCTGGCGCGAGGAGCCGTGGTGCGCGACCTTCAGGACGTCGACGCGCCCGCCGAGCACCGCCAGCGCCGGGTCGGTCAGGGCCGGTGCGCGGCGCAGGTCCGCCTGCGCGGTCGGCTCGACGTCCCCCAGCGCCAGGACGCTGGGCCCCTCCGCGCCGGCAGGGCCGCCCGGGGACGCCGTGCGCAGGGCCACGACGAGGCTGGCGTCGTTGACCCGCGACCCCTCGTCGTCGCCGCTCCCGCCACCGGCGCCGCTCGACGCACCCCCGGTCGCACCGCCGGTCGCGCCCCCGGTCGCGCTCCCGGCTGCACCGCTCGCCGTCGCGTCGGGCCACAGCACGTGCCAGCGCACCGACCCCGCCGTCCCGGCCGCCCCCGCGCGTCCCGCCGCGACCGGCACGCCGGCCGCGCCCAGCCGCCGGGCCACCTCGCGCGCCGCGCCCGCCGGCTCGGCGAGCGGGCTGACCAGGGCCGCGGCCACGCTCCGGCCGGCCAGCACGCCCTGCAGCCCGTCGACGTGGTCGGCGTGGAAGTGCGTGAGCACGAGCAGGTCCACCCGCCGCACGCCGAGCCCGTCGAGGCAGCGGCGCACCGCGGCGGGCTCGGGACCGGCGTCGACCACGACCGCGGCCCCGGGCCCGGACGCGACGACCAGGGCGTCGCCCTGCCCGACGTCGCACGCCACGACGCCCCACCCCGCCGGCGGCCAGGCCCGCAGGCCGCTGGGCACCGGAGCGCACCGGGCCGCCACGACCAGCACCACCAGCACGAGCACGGCGGTGACCGCCCCGTGCACCGCGCGGCCGCGGCTCCTCGCGGCGCCCGGGCGCAGGAGCCGGGCGGCGCGGGGCACCAGGAGGAGCCCGGCGGTGACCAGCGCCAGCGCGAGGGCGCCGCGCCAGCCCTGCGGCCACGGCAGGGTCGCGCCCGGCAGCGCCGCGCCGGTGCGGGCGACGAGCGCGACCCACTCCGTGCCGACCCCGGCCACCCGCGCGAGCAGCTCGGCGCCGCCCGCCCACGCCGGCGCGAGCGCGGTCGCGGCCAGGCCCAGGACGGTGGCCGGGGCGACCGCGGGAGCGACGAGCAGGTTGGCGGGCACGGCCGCGAGCGGCACGCCGTCGTCGAGCAGCAGCACGACCGGGGCGCACACGGCCTGCGCGGCGGCGGGCACGGCCAGCGCCGCTGCGAGCCAGCGCGGCAGCGGCCCGGACAGGGCGCGCGTCCACGGGCGCGCGAGCAGCACCAGCGCCCCGGTGGCCAGCACGGACAGCGCGAAGCCGTAGGAGCGCGCCAGCCACGGGTCGGCGACGAGCAGCACGAGCGCCGCCGCGCACAGCGCCGGCAGCCCCGCGCCGCGGCGGGCGGAGAGCAGCCCGAGGAGCCCGACCGCGCCCATGACCGCCGCGCGCAGCACGCTGGGCTCCCCGCCGGCGAGGGCGGCGAAGCCGGCCAGGGCGGCGCCCGCGGCCAGCAGCCGGGCGCGCCGCCGCAGCCCGGCGCCCGCGGCGACCACGAGCACGGTGCCGGTGACCAGCGCGATGTTGCTGCCCGAGACGGCCGTCAGGTGCGTCAGCCCGGTGGTGCGCATGGCCTCCTCCAGGTCCGGCGGCAGCCGCGAGGTGTCGCCGACCACGAGGCCCGGCAGCAGGCCGCCGGCGTCCGGGGGCAGCGGCTCGGCCGCCCGCTGCAGGCCGGCGCGCAGGCCGGCGAGCACCGCGGGAGCGCCCTGCGGCGCCGTCGCGGCGCTGGGCCGCCCCGCCAGCAGCAGCGCCCGCACGTCGTCCCCGGGCTCGGCCGCCTCCAGCTGTCCCGTGGCGGTGACCCTGTCCCCGCGGTCCAGCGCGGCCCACGCCTCGCCGCCGACCACGAGGACCGCGGCGCGGGCCGGTGACCGCGCGCCGCGGCCCGTGACCTCCTCGACCCGCACCCGCACCACCCAGCGCGGTCCTCCGCGCTCGGCCCGCCCGGCCTGCGCGCGCACGGGGCGCGGCTCCCCGGCGACCGCGCCGGTGACCGTGGCGGTGGCCCCCCGCTCGGCGAGGTGGGCGAGCAGGCCGGCGTCGCGCACCGCGCCCGCCGCGAGCGCCGAGGCGCACACCGCCGCGACCGCCGCCGCGGCCAGGACGACGGCACCCGCCCGGCGGCTCGGCGGCTCGCCGCCCGTGCGGCGGGCCGCGACCGCGGCGGCCGCACCGGCGGTGGCGCCCGCGGCGAGCGCCGCCGCACCGAGCGCGGCCGCGCCGGCGGCCACCGCCCAGGCGGCTGCCGCCCACGCGGCCAGCGCCGCCGGCAGCAGGCGCAGGTCCATCCCCTGCGCGCCGCCGGAGGCCGGGGGCGCAGGGGACGCAGAGGGCGCGGCGGGCGGTTCCGGTGCGGCGGGCGGTTCCGGTGCGACGGGCGGTTCCGGCGCGGTGGGCGCTGGCCCGGCGGGCGCCGTCACACGGTGACCAGCGGGCGCAG from the Quadrisphaera sp. DSM 44207 genome contains:
- a CDS encoding ComEC/Rec2 family competence protein, whose protein sequence is MDLRLLPAALAAWAAAAWAVAAGAAALGAAALAAGATAGAAAAVAARRTGGEPPSRRAGAVVLAAAAVAAVCASALAAGAVRDAGLLAHLAERGATATVTGAVAGEPRPVRAQAGRAERGGPRWVVRVRVEEVTGRGARSPARAAVLVVGGEAWAALDRGDRVTATGQLEAAEPGDDVRALLLAGRPSAATAPQGAPAVLAGLRAGLQRAAEPLPPDAGGLLPGLVVGDTSRLPPDLEEAMRTTGLTHLTAVSGSNIALVTGTVLVVAAGAGLRRRARLLAAGAALAGFAALAGGEPSVLRAAVMGAVGLLGLLSARRGAGLPALCAAALVLLVADPWLARSYGFALSVLATGALVLLARPWTRALSGPLPRWLAAALAVPAAAQAVCAPVVLLLDDGVPLAAVPANLLVAPAVAPATVLGLAATALAPAWAGGAELLARVAGVGTEWVALVARTGAALPGATLPWPQGWRGALALALVTAGLLLVPRAARLLRPGAARSRGRAVHGAVTAVLVLVVLVVAARCAPVPSGLRAWPPAGWGVVACDVGQGDALVVASGPGAAVVVDAGPEPAAVRRCLDGLGVRRVDLLVLTHFHADHVDGLQGVLAGRSVAAALVSPLAEPAGAAREVARRLGAAGVPVAAGRAGAAGTAGSVRWHVLWPDATASGAAGSATGGATGGATGGASSGAGGGSGDDEGSRVNDASLVVALRTASPGGPAGAEGPSVLALGDVEPTAQADLRRAPALTDPALAVLGGRVDVLKVAHHGSSRQDAALHRLLRPRVAVLSAGRENDYGHPAPRTLAMLDGLGAVVLRTDTAGAVAVGGPREALWTAAR